A single window of Streptomyces sp. NBC_00464 DNA harbors:
- a CDS encoding ABC transporter permease, translating into MRLYAVVAAGGFRRYATYRIETAAGVFTNTVFGFILAYTYAALWDERPQLGGYDMSQALTYVWLGQALLMTCVMMGGGFENELIERIRTGDIAVDLYRPVDLQLWWLAGDLGRAAFHLLGRGIVPMVLGSLAFDLVMPASPGTWVAFLVAVALGVVVSFALRYLVALSAFWLMDGAGVAQMSFLAGMFFSGMLLPLNLFPGLLGEVARALPWSALLQVPADVFLGKHTGWGLVRVYAFQAGWALVLLLAGRLVQSVATRRVVVQGG; encoded by the coding sequence GTGCGGCTCTACGCGGTGGTGGCGGCGGGCGGGTTCCGGCGCTATGCCACGTACCGGATCGAGACGGCCGCGGGGGTGTTCACCAACACCGTCTTCGGCTTCATCCTGGCGTACACGTATGCGGCGCTGTGGGACGAGCGTCCGCAGCTCGGCGGATACGACATGTCGCAGGCGCTCACGTATGTGTGGCTGGGCCAGGCGCTTCTGATGACGTGCGTGATGATGGGCGGCGGTTTCGAGAACGAGCTGATCGAGCGGATCCGTACGGGTGATATCGCGGTCGATCTCTACCGGCCTGTTGACCTTCAACTGTGGTGGCTGGCGGGTGACTTGGGTCGGGCGGCGTTTCATCTGCTGGGGCGCGGCATCGTGCCGATGGTCCTCGGTTCGCTCGCGTTCGATCTGGTGATGCCCGCGTCGCCGGGGACCTGGGTGGCGTTCCTGGTCGCGGTGGCGCTGGGTGTCGTGGTGAGTTTCGCGCTCCGCTATCTGGTCGCGCTGTCGGCGTTCTGGCTGATGGACGGGGCGGGGGTGGCGCAGATGTCGTTCCTGGCGGGGATGTTCTTCTCGGGGATGCTGCTGCCGCTGAATCTGTTCCCGGGGCTGCTGGGTGAGGTGGCGCGGGCGCTGCCGTGGTCGGCGCTGCTCCAGGTGCCGGCCGATGTGTTCCTCGGCAAGCACACGGGCTGGGGTCTGGTGCGGGTGTACGCGTTCCAGGCGGGCTGGGCGCTGGTGCTGCTGCTGGCGGGGCGGTTGGTTCAGTCGGTGGCGACGCGGAGGGTGGTGGTCCAGGGTGGCTGA
- a CDS encoding ABC transporter permease — MAEVVDAVVGDAPDAVFVPRSRVVEGVRAYGLIVAMWLRSTMAYRASFVMMALGNFAATAFDFVTIVLMFSHVDVLGGFTLPEIALLYGSAGMAFGLADLLMGSMDRLGQRVRDGTLDTLLVRPVPVIAQVAADRFALRRLGRVSQGLLVFGYALVTLDIGWTVAKVVLVPLMVLSGAAIFSAVFVAGGAFQFVAQDASQVQNSFTYGGATLLQYPPSVFATDLVRGVTFVVPLAFVNWLPCLYVLGRDYPLGLPDWVAFLPPLVAGVCWVGAGLAWRAGLRAYRSTGS; from the coding sequence GTGGCTGAGGTGGTGGACGCGGTCGTGGGGGACGCGCCCGATGCGGTGTTCGTTCCCCGGTCGCGGGTGGTCGAGGGGGTCCGGGCGTACGGGCTGATCGTCGCGATGTGGCTGCGCTCGACGATGGCGTACCGGGCGTCGTTCGTGATGATGGCGCTCGGGAACTTCGCGGCGACGGCGTTCGACTTTGTCACGATCGTGCTGATGTTCTCGCACGTGGATGTGCTGGGCGGGTTCACGCTGCCGGAGATCGCCCTGTTGTATGGGTCGGCGGGTATGGCGTTCGGGCTGGCGGATCTGCTGATGGGGTCGATGGACCGGCTGGGCCAGCGGGTGCGGGACGGCACGCTGGACACGTTGCTGGTGCGGCCGGTCCCGGTGATCGCGCAGGTGGCGGCGGACCGGTTCGCGCTGCGCAGGCTGGGGCGGGTGTCCCAGGGGCTGCTGGTGTTCGGCTATGCGCTGGTGACGCTGGACATCGGGTGGACCGTGGCGAAGGTGGTGCTGGTGCCGCTGATGGTGCTGAGCGGGGCGGCGATCTTCTCGGCGGTGTTCGTGGCCGGCGGGGCGTTCCAGTTCGTCGCGCAGGATGCCTCGCAGGTGCAGAACTCCTTTACGTACGGAGGGGCGACGCTGCTCCAGTACCCGCCGTCGGTGTTCGCGACGGATCTGGTGCGCGGGGTGACGTTCGTCGTGCCGCTGGCTTTCGTGAACTGGCTGCCTTGTCTGTATGTGCTGGGCCGGGACTATCCGCTGGGGCTGCCGGACTGGGTGGCGTTCCTGCCACCGCTGGTGGCGGGCGTGTGCTGGGTGGGTGCGGGTCTGGCGTGGCGGGCGGGGCTGAGGGCGTACCGGAGCACGGGAAGTTGA